Proteins from one uncultured Anaeromusa sp. genomic window:
- the alr gene encoding alanine racemase, with amino-acid sequence MMRQAVWAEVDLGAIKDNVRHIRSTLRKGVQFCAVVKADAYGHGAVPVAKAVLAAGADQMAVAMLQEAVELRQAGIEVPILILGYTPPEEAAQVVAKKVTAAVYSLETAEALSHAAQQLGCKAIVHLKVDTGMGRIGVQPEEAGVFAAQVAALPGIEVEGVFSHFATADCEDKSYAHEQFRRFQEALQNIEAHGVKVAVRHIANSAATLELPEYHLDMVRPGIILYGIWPSEEVKRSLPLRQAMSWKACVSHVKCVPPGSPVSYGCIYKAGQETCIATLPVGYADGWTRLLAGKAAVSLAGQRAPVVGRICMDQCMVALPAGAKVAVGEPALLFGPAGPTVEEVAAWLGTIPYEIVCMVGKRVPRRYGNA; translated from the coding sequence ATGATGCGCCAGGCGGTTTGGGCGGAAGTAGATTTGGGGGCTATCAAAGACAATGTGCGGCACATTCGCAGCACCTTGCGAAAAGGGGTGCAGTTTTGCGCCGTTGTGAAGGCCGACGCTTACGGGCATGGCGCCGTGCCTGTAGCAAAAGCCGTGCTGGCAGCAGGGGCGGACCAGATGGCGGTAGCGATGCTGCAGGAGGCGGTCGAATTGCGGCAGGCCGGTATTGAAGTTCCCATTCTGATTCTAGGCTATACACCGCCGGAGGAAGCGGCGCAGGTCGTGGCGAAAAAGGTTACCGCCGCTGTATATTCGTTAGAAACGGCGGAGGCTTTGTCGCACGCCGCGCAGCAGTTGGGCTGCAAAGCGATAGTGCATTTAAAAGTCGATACCGGCATGGGGCGCATCGGCGTCCAGCCGGAAGAGGCTGGCGTTTTTGCGGCGCAAGTGGCCGCGCTGCCTGGAATTGAAGTGGAAGGCGTCTTTTCGCATTTTGCAACGGCGGATTGTGAAGATAAGAGTTATGCTCACGAGCAATTCCGGCGTTTTCAAGAGGCGCTGCAGAACATCGAAGCTCACGGCGTCAAGGTGGCTGTTCGTCATATCGCCAATAGCGCGGCTACGCTGGAATTGCCGGAGTACCACCTGGATATGGTGCGGCCCGGCATTATTCTATATGGAATTTGGCCGTCAGAAGAAGTCAAGCGTTCCCTTCCCTTGCGGCAGGCGATGTCCTGGAAAGCCTGTGTCAGCCATGTAAAGTGCGTGCCCCCGGGAAGCCCGGTCAGCTACGGATGTATCTACAAAGCGGGTCAAGAAACCTGTATCGCGACGCTGCCTGTAGGGTATGCGGACGGTTGGACGCGGCTTTTGGCGGGCAAAGCGGCAGTATCTTTAGCTGGTCAAAGGGCGCCTGTGGTGGGGCGCATCTGCATGGATCAGTGCATGGTGGCTCTTCCGGCAGGGGCGAAGGTAGCAGTGGGGGAACCTGCGTTACTTTTTGGGCCGGCAGGGCCGACTGTGGAAGAAGTGGCGGCCTGGCTGGGAACCATTCCTTATGAAATTGTGTGTATGGTCGGGAAACGGGTGCCGAGGCGCTATGGGAACGCTTGA